In the genome of Coregonus clupeaformis isolate EN_2021a chromosome 1, ASM2061545v1, whole genome shotgun sequence, one region contains:
- the LOC121533100 gene encoding uncharacterized protein LOC121533100 isoform X2 has translation MSSLSYSPPAKEEVCWTEKETLVKVENEEEAVTVKKEVEGESVAVKEEEKEVTVKEEEGAFRVKEEDVTVKEDEEENKNEDAFFGVKEEEMTVAVKGEGYVFGVKEGEITVTLEEETGDLISTRRGPIPR, from the exons atgagctcactaagctactccccccctgctaaagaagaggtctgctggacggagaaagaaacTCTCGTGAAAGTGGAGAATGAAGAAGAGGCCGTCACCGTAAAAAAAGAGGTAGAGGGTGAATCTGTCgcagtgaaagaagaagagaaagaagttacagtgaaagaagaggaaggagctttcagagtgaaagaggaggacgTTACTGTGAAAGAAGACGAGGAGGAAAATAAAAATGAGGATGCtttttttggagtgaaagaggaggagatgactgtcgCAGTGAAGGGAGAGGGATACGTTTTTGGAGTGAAGGAGGGGGAGATTACTGTCACATTGGAGGAGGAGACTGGCGATCTGATTAGCACCA GAAGAGGACCCATTCCCAGGTAG
- the LOC121533100 gene encoding zinc finger and SCAN domain-containing protein 2-like isoform X1 has translation MSSLSYSPPAKEEVCWTEKETLVKVENEEEAVTVKKEVEGESVAVKEEEKEVTVKEEEGAFRVKEEDVTVKEDEEENKNEDAFFGVKEEEMTVAVKGEGYVFGVKEGEITVTLEEETGDLISTRERPDSHSESGTSPSEEPDPETSKPARPHHCSQCGKRFIQLGHLKEHERIHTGEKPYHCSQCENRFSSSGSLKSHERTHSGEKPFQCSQCGKSFTRLGSLKKHERIHTGEKPYQCSECVKSFSWLDHLKEHKRIHSGEKPYHCSQCGKSFTRLGSLKKHERIHSGEKPYQCSQCGKSFTQLGNLKDHKRIHTGEKPFQCSQCGKSFAQSGYLKSHKRTHTGEKPYHCSQCGNNFSTSSNLKKHERIHSVEKPFHCFHCEKSFKKLGKLKRHEQRHTSEKPFSTTPVD, from the exons atgagctcactaagctactccccccctgctaaagaagaggtctgctggacggagaaagaaacTCTCGTGAAAGTGGAGAATGAAGAAGAGGCCGTCACCGTAAAAAAAGAGGTAGAGGGTGAATCTGTCgcagtgaaagaagaagagaaagaagttacagtgaaagaagaggaaggagctttcagagtgaaagaggaggacgTTACTGTGAAAGAAGACGAGGAGGAAAATAAAAATGAGGATGCtttttttggagtgaaagaggaggagatgactgtcgCAGTGAAGGGAGAGGGATACGTTTTTGGAGTGAAGGAGGGGGAGATTACTGTCACATTGGAGGAGGAGACTGGCGATCTGATTAGCACCA gagagagaccagactctcactctgaaaGCGGGACGAGTCCCTCAGAGGAACCAGACCCAGAAACGTCCAAACCAGCAAGACCACAtcactgctctcagtgtggaaagagatttatcCAGTTAGGGCACCTGAAAgaacatgagagaatacacacaggagagaagccttaccactgctcccaatgtgaaaataGATTTTCCTCATCAGGGTCCCTGAAATCACACGAGAGAACGCactcaggagagaagcctttccaatgctcccagtgtggaaagagttttacccggttagggagcctgaaaaaacatgagagaatacacacaggagagaagccctatCAATGCTCTGAGTGTGTAAAGAGTTTTAGCTGGTTAGATCATCTGAAAGAACATAAAAGAATACACTCAGGAGAGAAGCCCtaccactgctctcagtgtggcAAGAGTTTTACCCGGTTAGGGAGCCTGAAaaaacatgagagaatacactcaggagagaagccctaccaatgctcccagtgtggaaagagttttacccagttagggaacctgaaagatcataagagaatacacacaggagagaagcctttccaatgctctcagtgtggaaagagttttgccCAATCAGGGTACCTGAAGTCACataagaggacacacacaggagaaaagccttaccattgctcccagtgtggaaataaTTTCTCCACGTCAAGTAACCTAAAAAAACATGAAAGAATACACTCAGTagagaagcctttccactgtTTTCATTGTGAAAAGAGTTTTAAGAAGTTAGGGAAACTGAAACGGCATGAGCAAAGACACACAAGCGAGAAACCTTTTTCAACTACTCCTGTGGATTGA